A genomic stretch from Patescibacteria group bacterium includes:
- a CDS encoding pitrilysin family protein, whose protein sequence is MRAIISRVNFTLNSLLKHLLSKAPHKGYNTSTIPKKAPRTSMTTKKTNKTKGISAREGYTYKRSAGGIDEYTLNSNGLRVLLKEDHFAPVATVMVTYHVGSRNEALGHTGATHLLEHLMFKGSKKYNKKNKKQIWNLLQTKGARLNATTWLDRTNYFETVPVQYVETAIAFEADRMRNAFIKEEDRQLEMTVVRNEFERGENNPIEAVDRDIWASAYQAHPYHHPTIGWKSDIEHVSIERLKKFYDTFYWPNNATVTVIGDIDRVNILALVKKYFGVHKRAPHEIPDVYTKEPRQRGQRRVRVERQGQTNIVGVAHKTPEGLHKDTCALLVLSQLLGGSKGSRLYRSLVDKGFATSVDMSDHPFRDPGLFITYAFLTPGTSPKKVEDAVVREYEKIKHEEISSSELKRAIAQLQSSILFARDGSYTMAGSLNEALAIGDWTFFTNLPAKIGAVTAKQVRDVARKYLTDDQSTIGYFVAK, encoded by the coding sequence ATGAGAGCAATTATATCACGCGTGAATTTCACGCTCAATTCACTCTTGAAACATCTGCTTTCAAAAGCTCCGCACAAAGGATATAATACCTCAACAATACCGAAAAAAGCCCCGCGAACGTCCATGACCACAAAGAAAACAAATAAAACAAAAGGAATTTCTGCCAGAGAGGGATATACCTACAAAAGGTCTGCCGGTGGGATCGATGAATACACATTGAATTCAAATGGTCTTCGAGTGCTTTTGAAGGAAGATCATTTTGCTCCCGTGGCAACGGTGATGGTCACCTATCATGTGGGCTCACGCAACGAGGCCCTCGGCCATACCGGCGCGACGCATCTCCTTGAACATCTCATGTTTAAGGGATCCAAAAAATATAACAAGAAAAACAAAAAACAAATTTGGAATTTATTGCAAACCAAAGGGGCGAGATTGAACGCGACCACATGGCTTGATCGCACCAATTATTTTGAAACAGTACCGGTGCAGTATGTGGAAACCGCGATCGCGTTTGAAGCAGACCGGATGCGCAACGCCTTCATCAAAGAGGAAGACCGGCAGTTGGAAATGACCGTCGTGCGCAATGAATTTGAGCGCGGAGAGAACAACCCCATTGAAGCGGTTGATAGGGACATCTGGGCTTCCGCGTACCAAGCGCATCCATACCACCATCCGACCATCGGATGGAAATCGGACATTGAACATGTTTCCATTGAACGGTTAAAAAAATTCTACGACACCTTTTATTGGCCCAATAACGCGACGGTCACGGTCATCGGCGACATTGATAGAGTGAACATTTTGGCGCTGGTGAAAAAATACTTTGGCGTACACAAACGCGCGCCGCATGAAATTCCGGATGTGTATACCAAAGAGCCGAGGCAACGAGGGCAAAGACGGGTCAGAGTGGAACGTCAAGGACAGACGAACATTGTCGGTGTCGCGCACAAAACTCCCGAAGGCCTGCACAAGGACACGTGCGCGCTTTTAGTGCTCTCGCAATTGTTGGGAGGAAGCAAGGGGAGCAGGTTGTATCGCTCTCTGGTAGACAAGGGATTTGCCACGAGTGTGGATATGTCCGACCATCCATTTCGTGATCCGGGTTTATTTATCACGTACGCTTTTCTTACTCCAGGGACGTCTCCCAAAAAAGTAGAGGATGCGGTAGTGCGGGAGTACGAAAAAATCAAACACGAGGAGATCAGTTCTTCCGAGCTCAAGCGCGCCATCGCGCAGTTGCAATCAAGTATTTTATTTGCTCGGGACGGATCATACACGATGGCGGGAAGTCTCAATGAAGCGCTGGCAATAGGGGACTGGACATTCTTCACGAATCTTCCCGCAAAGATCGGCGCGGTGACCGCGAAACAGGTAAGAGATGTTGCAAGAAAATATCTCACAGACGATCAAAGCACGATTGGATATTTCGTTGCAAAATAA
- the lnt gene encoding apolipoprotein N-acyltransferase → MHTIKELGGGKLFILPVISGVLLAFTLPPFNLTWLVWYSLIPLFLFINTSGISSKKVFWGGVVAGVIYFGKVTYPLLSLNAWGWLKVSGILWENKILILFLILSAAVLFSGILLGLFSLLFKRITREDFSPIAPLTILPLCWILFEYLRAKISLGFTWGNLGYALHDSPFLLQLSVFGGVYVLSVLVVFVNIILFFIARETLHHIGKMKGVNLFHAMCGSFFRNPHLYVFIGIILFANVYGYFSIKNLPTILPQSYLSIALVQPGRDYVAENEPRVLRDITKALRKNPAMILIPESAFPSILLNEDTGEPQKHTETTQPAVRSSYQHLIDLSETYSDTSFVVGLVSMQDKSRYSSLVVLEGGHITSIYHKRILFPFSERSVAWFPFKTVGALAEGENAKGITIKGDAVSALICSEILFPKLIKSDTSRFIVAIGTDGVFDSPLVAEQNHIIAKFAAVSTRKYLLRAMKTGVSSIIDPSGRDLVRSRSQEKELLYGEIFP, encoded by the coding sequence ATGCATACCATTAAAGAACTTGGTGGCGGAAAATTATTTATCCTTCCTGTCATTTCCGGCGTTCTTCTCGCGTTTACTTTGCCGCCATTTAATCTCACGTGGCTGGTGTGGTATTCTCTTATTCCTCTCTTTCTGTTCATCAATACTTCAGGCATTTCTTCCAAAAAAGTATTCTGGGGCGGAGTGGTCGCCGGAGTGATCTACTTCGGAAAAGTGACGTACCCTCTCCTTTCGCTCAACGCGTGGGGGTGGCTTAAAGTCAGCGGAATCCTCTGGGAGAACAAAATACTGATCCTCTTTCTTATCCTCTCTGCGGCAGTTTTATTCAGCGGCATACTGTTGGGACTTTTTTCCCTTCTCTTTAAGAGGATCACGCGGGAAGACTTTTCTCCGATTGCCCCCCTGACCATTCTGCCACTGTGTTGGATCTTGTTCGAATACCTGCGAGCAAAAATATCCCTCGGATTCACATGGGGAAATCTCGGCTACGCGCTTCATGATTCTCCATTTCTTCTCCAGCTTTCAGTTTTCGGAGGAGTCTACGTGTTAAGTGTTTTGGTGGTTTTCGTGAATATCATTCTTTTTTTCATTGCCCGAGAAACTCTGCATCATATCGGCAAAATGAAAGGCGTCAATTTGTTCCACGCGATGTGCGGCTCTTTCTTTCGGAATCCTCATCTCTACGTCTTCATAGGTATTATTCTCTTTGCGAACGTGTATGGGTACTTCTCAATAAAAAATCTCCCAACCATACTGCCTCAATCTTATCTGTCCATTGCTCTCGTACAGCCGGGACGTGATTATGTTGCCGAAAATGAGCCACGCGTCTTGCGAGATATCACAAAAGCACTGAGGAAAAACCCCGCGATGATACTCATTCCCGAAAGTGCTTTTCCTTCAATTCTCCTCAACGAAGATACGGGGGAACCTCAAAAACACACGGAAACAACACAACCGGCGGTAAGGAGCTCATATCAACACCTCATTGATCTGTCGGAAACGTACTCCGACACTTCGTTCGTTGTTGGGTTAGTGAGCATGCAAGACAAATCCCGCTACAGCTCTCTGGTAGTGCTGGAGGGTGGGCATATCACAAGTATCTATCACAAAAGAATACTGTTCCCGTTCTCAGAACGGTCAGTCGCTTGGTTTCCCTTTAAGACAGTCGGAGCGCTTGCGGAGGGAGAAAACGCCAAAGGGATAACCATAAAGGGAGATGCTGTTTCAGCTCTCATCTGTTCGGAAATTCTGTTCCCTAAACTTATCAAGAGCGATACATCTCGCTTTATTGTTGCCATAGGAACCGACGGCGTGTTTGACAGTCCTCTCGTTGCGGAACAAAATCACATCATCGCAAAATTCGCCGCGGTTTCCACGCGGAAGTATCTTTTGCGAGCCATGAAAACCGGCGTCTCAAGCATTATTGATCCCTCCGGAAGAGACCTTGTCCGGTCGCGTTCGCAAGAAAAAGAATTACTCTACGGAGAGATCTTCCCTTGA
- a CDS encoding M48 family metalloprotease has product MATLYTEQDRNIRKTWMLMTAFLIVVIFIGWAFSYILQAQGILYFAVIFAVFMNVFSYWYSDKIVLKISGAAPAPEREYRELHNIVENLAITAGLPKPRVYIITDPAPNAFATGRDKEHAVVAVTTGLLAILNRTELEGVMAHELSHIGNRDILVSTVVVVLVGFVTLLSDFFIRSTFWGGGRGGDRDGRAQAIFMIIGIVLAILAPIIATLIQLAISRKREFLADASGALLTRYPEGLAAALQKIAADSTEMRRANHATAHLYISNPFKGKKAASFFGKLFMTHPPVEERIKALRS; this is encoded by the coding sequence ATGGCGACACTCTACACAGAACAAGACAGGAACATCAGAAAAACGTGGATGTTGATGACCGCGTTTTTGATCGTGGTCATCTTTATCGGGTGGGCGTTTTCTTATATTCTCCAAGCGCAAGGAATTCTGTATTTCGCGGTGATCTTTGCCGTCTTCATGAACGTATTTAGTTATTGGTATTCCGATAAAATTGTCTTGAAGATCTCCGGCGCAGCACCCGCTCCAGAGAGAGAGTATCGCGAATTGCACAATATCGTGGAAAATCTTGCTATCACCGCCGGGCTTCCGAAACCGCGCGTGTACATTATTACTGATCCGGCGCCGAATGCGTTTGCCACCGGACGCGACAAAGAACACGCAGTGGTGGCGGTGACCACTGGTCTTTTGGCGATATTGAATCGCACCGAACTTGAAGGGGTGATGGCGCATGAGCTTTCCCACATCGGCAACAGAGATATTCTTGTTTCCACTGTCGTAGTGGTGCTTGTCGGATTCGTGACGCTTCTTTCTGATTTTTTCATTCGCTCTACTTTTTGGGGGGGAGGCAGGGGAGGAGATCGTGATGGACGTGCGCAGGCAATTTTTATGATCATCGGCATTGTGCTCGCAATTTTGGCGCCCATTATCGCTACTCTTATCCAGCTCGCCATTTCGCGCAAGCGTGAATTTCTTGCCGATGCCTCGGGTGCGCTTCTGACGCGCTATCCGGAAGGGTTGGCAGCAGCGCTCCAAAAGATTGCCGCTGACAGTACAGAGATGCGGCGCGCCAATCACGCAACCGCTCATCTCTATATATCCAACCCATTCAAAGGGAAAAAAGCGGCAAGCTTTTTCGGCAAGCTCTTCATGACACATCCGCCCGTAGAGGAACGGATCAAAGCTTTGCGTAGCTAG
- a CDS encoding nucleoside triphosphate pyrophosphohydrolase produces the protein MQKYHKLVRDNIPDIIRSNGERPVTRKLSAIEYKKELLKKLQEEAKEVFEAKGKLETVKELSDVQEVLTAIYKAFDIARGDVTKMARKRRKERGAFTQKIFLERTE, from the coding sequence ATGCAGAAATACCATAAACTCGTACGCGATAATATTCCTGACATTATTCGTTCAAACGGAGAACGGCCGGTTACGCGTAAACTATCCGCAATTGAGTATAAAAAAGAACTTCTTAAAAAGCTTCAAGAAGAGGCAAAAGAAGTTTTTGAGGCAAAAGGAAAATTAGAGACAGTAAAGGAATTGAGCGACGTGCAAGAAGTACTTACCGCGATCTATAAAGCATTTGATATTGCGCGCGGCGATGTCACTAAAATGGCTCGCAAGCGAAGGAAAGAACGAGGGGCATTCACTCAGAAAATTTTTCTTGAACGAACTGAATAA
- a CDS encoding LemA family protein, producing the protein MELIYILAIAAVIILWIIAVYNSFIRLITRAGEAWADIDVQLKRRYDLIPNLIESVKGYVSHERTTLEKVTEARTKAMGAQTVAEHAAAENMLTGALKSLFAVSESYPDLKASQNFVELQRELSDTENKIQAARRFYNTNVRDLNIKVDTFPSNLIANMFKFTKREFFELEEGAEAKEPVKVSF; encoded by the coding sequence ATGGAACTCATCTATATTCTTGCGATCGCCGCCGTTATAATTCTATGGATCATTGCCGTATACAACAGTTTTATCCGGCTTATTACTCGTGCCGGTGAGGCATGGGCGGATATTGATGTCCAACTCAAGCGCCGCTATGACCTTATTCCCAACCTTATAGAATCAGTGAAGGGGTATGTGTCCCACGAGCGAACGACACTGGAAAAAGTGACCGAAGCGCGCACGAAGGCAATGGGCGCGCAGACGGTTGCCGAACACGCCGCCGCGGAGAATATGCTCACCGGCGCATTAAAATCCCTCTTTGCTGTTTCGGAGAGTTACCCTGATCTCAAGGCAAGCCAGAACTTCGTTGAGCTCCAGCGCGAACTTTCCGATACGGAAAATAAGATTCAGGCGGCGCGCAGATTCTATAACACCAACGTGCGCGATCTGAACATTAAAGTGGACACATTCCCTTCAAACCTCATCGCGAACATGTTCAAGTTCACAAAAAGAGAATTCTTTGAGTTGGAAGAAGGCGCGGAAGCAAAAGAGCCGGTGAAAGTAAGTTTCTAA
- the groL gene encoding chaperonin GroEL (60 kDa chaperone family; promotes refolding of misfolded polypeptides especially under stressful conditions; forms two stacked rings of heptamers to form a barrel-shaped 14mer; ends can be capped by GroES; misfolded proteins enter the barrel where they are refolded when GroES binds): MSKQIRFHKDARASLSKGVNIVADVVKITLGPRGRNVVLEKSYGAPVITNDGVSIAKEITLPDKFENMGAEIVKEVANKTNDIAGDGTTTAVVLTQAIIEEGLKQTNKGVNAMGIRLGIEAAAKAVVEALRASAKEIKKSDEIKQVATISAESEEIGTIIAKAIGKVGKDGVVTVEESQSFGIESDVVEGMRFDKGYVSPYMITNADRMEAEYTDASILITDRKISTIKEVLPLLEKLAGTGKKELIIIADDVDGEALATFVVNKLRGSFSILALKAPGFGDKKKEMLTDIAILTGGKLVSEDLGIKLENAEVSMLGKASKVIATKDHTTIIGGKGKKADIKERVAQLKSALLKAEKYSKNALSERIAKLSGGIAVIRVGAATETEMKYLRDKVLDAVNATQAAIEEGIVPGGGTALVKAAEQVAKKRPKPLLASFEKEFEIGVDILLKALESPLRQIAENAGKSEKQRVEIVDRVKSGKEQAGYNAQSDEVIPDMIAAGIIDPVKVTRSCVENAASAAAILLTTEVAVAEEPKQEKEGAMGGGMSGMGY, encoded by the coding sequence ATGAGCAAACAAATTCGTTTTCACAAAGATGCGCGCGCCTCACTTTCCAAGGGGGTCAATATCGTTGCCGATGTGGTGAAGATCACGCTTGGGCCGCGAGGCAGGAATGTGGTGCTTGAAAAAAGCTACGGCGCACCGGTCATTACTAACGACGGCGTGTCTATTGCCAAAGAAATTACGCTTCCCGACAAATTTGAAAATATGGGAGCGGAAATCGTGAAAGAGGTCGCGAATAAGACCAACGATATTGCGGGAGACGGCACAACCACGGCTGTGGTGCTTACCCAAGCAATCATAGAAGAAGGACTTAAGCAAACCAACAAAGGAGTGAACGCGATGGGCATTCGGCTCGGCATTGAGGCCGCGGCAAAGGCGGTAGTAGAGGCACTGCGTGCTAGTGCCAAGGAGATCAAAAAATCCGATGAAATAAAACAAGTTGCCACCATATCCGCCGAATCGGAAGAGATCGGGACCATTATTGCCAAAGCGATCGGGAAGGTGGGGAAAGACGGCGTGGTGACCGTGGAAGAGTCGCAATCGTTCGGCATTGAATCCGATGTGGTGGAGGGAATGCGTTTTGACAAAGGATATGTCTCGCCGTACATGATCACCAACGCCGATCGCATGGAAGCGGAATATACCGATGCGTCAATTTTAATTACGGACAGAAAGATATCAACCATAAAGGAAGTACTGCCGCTCTTGGAAAAACTTGCAGGTACAGGCAAAAAAGAGTTGATCATTATCGCCGACGACGTGGACGGAGAAGCACTCGCGACATTTGTGGTGAACAAATTACGCGGTTCTTTTTCCATTTTGGCTCTGAAGGCGCCGGGATTCGGTGACAAGAAAAAAGAAATGCTCACCGATATCGCTATTCTGACTGGCGGAAAATTGGTCTCGGAGGATCTGGGTATCAAGCTTGAGAACGCGGAAGTTTCCATGCTCGGGAAGGCAAGCAAGGTGATTGCAACCAAGGATCACACGACCATTATTGGTGGCAAGGGCAAGAAAGCGGACATCAAAGAGCGGGTGGCGCAATTAAAGAGCGCGCTTCTCAAAGCCGAGAAGTACAGCAAGAACGCGCTCTCCGAGCGTATTGCAAAACTTTCTGGCGGTATTGCGGTCATTCGCGTCGGCGCGGCAACTGAAACGGAGATGAAGTATTTGAGAGATAAGGTTCTGGACGCGGTCAATGCGACCCAAGCGGCCATTGAAGAGGGTATCGTGCCGGGTGGCGGCACCGCGCTCGTAAAAGCGGCAGAGCAGGTGGCAAAGAAAAGACCGAAACCCCTACTCGCAAGTTTTGAAAAGGAATTTGAAATAGGCGTGGATATTTTATTGAAAGCGCTTGAGTCGCCGCTCCGGCAGATCGCGGAGAATGCCGGGAAGAGCGAAAAACAGCGCGTGGAAATTGTTGACCGCGTAAAGAGCGGCAAAGAACAAGCTGGCTACAATGCGCAGAGTGATGAGGTTATTCCCGATATGATCGCCGCCGGCATTATTGATCCGGTGAAGGTGACACGGAGTTGCGTGGAGAACGCGGCGTCCGCGGCGGCAATACTTTTGACGACCGAGGTGGCGGTTGCCGAAGAACCGAAACAAGAAAAAGAAGGCGCAATGGGCGGGGGTATGTCGGGCATGGGATATTAA
- a CDS encoding co-chaperone GroES, which translates to MKKINVLPLGERVLIKPKSDGSSKKTLSGIIIPETVNKEKPEQGVVIAVGEGHRTDEGRYIPLTVKKGDVVLFSKYSPDEVKIDGEEYFIISESNILAIIK; encoded by the coding sequence ATGAAAAAGATCAATGTTCTGCCGCTCGGTGAGAGGGTTTTGATAAAACCAAAGTCTGATGGCAGCAGTAAGAAAACGCTATCTGGTATTATCATCCCCGAAACGGTTAACAAGGAAAAACCCGAACAGGGTGTTGTCATCGCAGTAGGCGAGGGTCACAGAACGGATGAGGGCAGATACATTCCGCTTACCGTAAAAAAGGGGGACGTGGTGCTCTTCTCAAAATACAGTCCCGACGAAGTAAAGATTGACGGAGAAGAATATTTCATTATCAGCGAGTCAAACATACTGGCAATTATTAAGTAA
- the secG gene encoding preprotein translocase subunit SecG — protein MEWVTNILPWAQITLSVLLIATILLQQTGANLGGAFGGSDNSTGFHTRRGAEKVLFYATIIIAILFAASALLALIV, from the coding sequence ATGGAATGGGTAACTAATATATTGCCGTGGGCACAAATTACTCTCTCTGTGCTTCTCATAGCGACCATCTTGCTTCAGCAGACAGGAGCAAATCTTGGCGGTGCATTCGGAGGATCAGACAACAGTACCGGTTTTCACACTCGCAGAGGCGCAGAGAAAGTGCTTTTTTACGCTACAATCATCATAGCGATTCTTTTTGCCGCCTCGGCTCTCTTAGCTCTCATCGTGTAA
- a CDS encoding ABC transporter substrate-binding protein: MNNHLFNSPVRSSAFVQKITRIIASFSYIERIAFFLFVWIFAIGSLVLLWNINKAFLIEIPADGGSLTEGIIGAPRFINPLLAISDADRDLTILTYSGLLRATALGTLVPDLAQEYSISDDGLTYTFVLRDNIFFHDGTPITADDVVFTVTKAQDSVLKSPKRANWDGVVVEKESDKVVIFRLKQAYAPFLENTTLGILPKHIWEKADPEQFSFSQFNITPVGSGPYTVDNIERDSSGIPASYDLRAFKKYAQGKPYITELHIRFYANEEELTNAFKEGEIESINAISPKTAEALKEKGYRIERSSLPRIFGVFFNQNQASLFTDLTVRKALSVAVDKERIIDEVLSGYGTPIDSPIPPGSIGYTAPDSRKTLAEVEAESSPETPGRVAEARAILERNGWTFNEEKGVMEKKTKTGTTELAFALSTSDVPELKETGELVKKQWEAIGARVDLKVFGTGDLNQNVIRPRKYDALLFGEIVGRDSDLFSFWHSSQRNDPGLNVALYANITADKLLEEARTISDTDERIKKYQEFKKEIARDIPAVFIYAPDFIYVLPEKIQGITVGPVKTPSERFLNIPLWFIETDHIWKFFVK; encoded by the coding sequence GTGAACAATCATCTTTTCAACTCACCTGTGCGCTCCAGCGCATTCGTGCAAAAAATAACCCGTATTATTGCATCCTTTTCGTACATTGAACGAATTGCGTTTTTTCTATTCGTTTGGATCTTCGCCATAGGTTCCCTTGTTCTATTATGGAACATTAACAAAGCATTTTTGATAGAGATTCCGGCGGATGGCGGCTCTCTCACCGAGGGCATTATCGGAGCGCCTCGTTTCATCAATCCGCTTTTGGCAATTTCCGATGCGGACAGGGATCTTACCATACTCACGTACTCGGGTCTCTTGCGCGCGACCGCTCTGGGAACGCTTGTTCCCGACCTTGCGCAAGAATATTCCATTTCAGATGACGGATTGACCTATACTTTTGTTCTGCGAGACAATATTTTTTTCCACGACGGCACCCCCATCACCGCTGACGATGTGGTCTTTACGGTCACCAAAGCGCAAGACTCCGTGTTAAAAAGTCCGAAACGCGCCAATTGGGACGGGGTCGTGGTGGAAAAAGAAAGCGATAAGGTGGTTATATTCAGACTCAAGCAAGCGTATGCTCCTTTTTTGGAGAACACCACGTTAGGAATACTGCCTAAACACATCTGGGAGAAAGCCGATCCGGAACAATTCAGTTTCAGTCAATTTAACATCACTCCTGTCGGATCGGGACCTTATACCGTAGATAACATTGAAAGAGATTCTTCCGGCATACCGGCATCCTATGACCTCCGCGCGTTCAAAAAATACGCGCAGGGGAAACCCTATATTACGGAACTCCACATCAGATTCTACGCAAACGAAGAAGAGTTGACCAATGCTTTCAAAGAAGGAGAGATTGAAAGCATTAACGCGATCTCCCCCAAGACCGCGGAAGCACTGAAGGAAAAGGGGTATCGCATAGAGCGTTCTTCTCTTCCCCGCATATTTGGCGTTTTCTTCAATCAAAACCAAGCATCTCTTTTTACCGACCTTACGGTTAGGAAAGCACTCTCCGTGGCGGTTGACAAAGAACGTATCATAGACGAAGTGCTCTCCGGTTACGGCACACCGATAGACAGCCCAATTCCACCGGGATCCATCGGGTATACCGCCCCTGACAGCCGCAAAACTCTGGCAGAGGTGGAGGCGGAGAGTTCTCCCGAAACACCGGGGAGAGTAGCGGAAGCGCGCGCCATTCTTGAACGGAATGGATGGACGTTTAATGAAGAGAAAGGGGTTATGGAGAAAAAGACCAAGACAGGAACGACCGAACTCGCGTTCGCGCTTTCCACATCTGACGTCCCTGAATTGAAAGAGACCGGCGAGCTCGTGAAAAAACAGTGGGAAGCGATAGGCGCGCGCGTTGATCTTAAAGTATTCGGGACAGGAGACCTTAACCAAAATGTCATCCGACCGAGAAAATATGACGCGCTCTTGTTTGGAGAGATCGTTGGGCGCGATTCCGACCTCTTTTCTTTTTGGCATTCGTCACAAAGAAACGACCCAGGGCTTAATGTCGCATTGTACGCCAATATTACCGCTGACAAGCTCCTTGAAGAAGCGCGCACCATTTCGGACACCGATGAACGGATCAAAAAATATCAGGAATTCAAGAAGGAGATCGCGCGGGATATACCGGCTGTATTTATTTATGCTCCCGACTTTATATACGTACTCCCTGAAAAGATACAAGGAATCACCGTCGGTCCGGTAAAGACACCGTCGGAAAGATTTCTGAACATACCTTTGTGGTTCATTGAGACCGATCACATATGGAAGTTTTTTGTGAAGTAG